A window of Streptomyces broussonetiae genomic DNA:
TCCCCACCTCACCCGTCCTGTGCGCCTCGGCGAGAGCGGTGAGGGTCAGGGGGACGTAGACGCGCATACTGCCGCTCTTTCCTGATCAAAGCCTCGAGGGCCTTCAGGATACGTGCGCCCGTCCCCTTTCGAGTCCCTGCCCGCACCCCCGAAGCCGTCCACATCGGTCCACGCATTCACCCGGTCCACCCGCACGATCCCGGGGTTCGTGGCCCTCCGAGTCCCCCGGATAGGCGAACTTTCCGGCCCCTCCCCGGCCCGTGGCGTCGCCCTTGCCACCCGGCTCCCCACCCCCGTACAAGATCCCCACCAGCGAGTTACCGCCCGGTATCAAACCGGGCCCGCCGAACGGGGACCGCATGAACAAGGTCATGAGCCGTACCGCCCAGCCCCGCCCGCGCCACCGCCCGCCGACCCGCCACGACACCCGCCGCCCGAAAGGCGCCCCACCCCGCAAGCCCCCGACCAGGACCGCCCGCGACACGCCGTCGACGGCCACCAGGACCACCCGCCCGCCCCGCACGGCCCCGGAAGCCGCCGAACCCCCGCTGCGCCCCACCGATCTCTTCGCCGACCGCCTCCTGGCCGTCCTGAGCGGTCAGCGCCCCGTCCACTGGATGCTCCGCCACACCGCAGGCCGCGCCTACGACGACCTGGCCCGTCTCGCCGAACGCGGTCCCCTGCGCGCCCGCGGCTCCCGCCCCGTCGTCCGCGACATCGGCTACTACGTCCCCCGCGACGGCGCCCTGGAGGTCTTCGCCCGCATCGCCGCCGGCAACCAGCTGCGGGCTCTGGCCTTCCGCCTGGAACTCGGCCAGGACCTCCGCTGGCGCTGTACGGCGGTCGAAGCCGCGTCCCACTCCCGGCCGGCCTCGTAGACCACCGGCGACGGAACGAAGCAGCCACGGGCCACCACACCCCAGGCAGCACAGAAGGGCCGGGTTCCACGAGGAACCCGGCCCTTCTCAACGGCTGAGGCGCCACAGAGCGCCGTTACTTCTTGCGGCGCCGCCCGCCCTTGGCCTGCCGGCGCCGCTCGGCCCGGGTCAGCCCGTCCGACTCGGAGCGCACCGGCTCGTCGTCCTCCAGATCACGCTCGAGGATGCCGCCCTCGCCGTCCACCGTCGGCGCGGAGAAGTGCATGTCCCGGCGCTGCGGGACGTCGAGCCCCTTCGCCCGGATCTCCGGCCGCGCGCCGGCCTGCGCCGGCACCGTGTCCTGGACACCCTCGACGGCCGGCTCGGCAGCCTCGACCGGGACCTCCTCGACCTGCTGCTCGACCTGGACCTCCAGGTTGAACAGATAGCCGACGGACTCCTCCTTGATGCCCTCCATCATCGCGGTGAACATGTCGAAGCCCTCGCGCTGGTACTCGACCAGCGGGTCCTTCTGGGCCATCGCACGCAGGCCGATGCCCTCCTGGAGGTAGTCCATCTCGTAGAGGTGCTCGCGCCACTTGCGGTCGAGGACCGACAGCACGACCCGACGCTCCAGCTCGCGCATGATCTCGGAGCCGAGCTGCGCCTCCCGGGCCGCGTACTGCTCGTGGATGTCCTCCTTGACGGACTCGGAGATGAACTCGGCCGTCAGACCGGCCCGGTCGCCGGCGGCCTCCTCCAGCTCTTCGATGTCGACCTTCACCGGGTAGAGCTGCTTGAAGGCGCCCCACAGCCGGTCCAGGTCCCAGTCCTCCGGGAAGCCCTCGGCGGTCTCCGCGCCGACGTACGCGTCGATCGTGTCGTCCATGAAGTGCTGGATCTGCTCGTGCAGGTCCTCGCCCTCCAGGACGCGGCGGCGCTCGCCGTAGATGACCTCACGCTGCCGGTTGAGCACCTCGTCGTACTTCAGAACGTTCTTACGGGTCTCGAAGTTCTGCTGCTCGACCTGCGACTGCGCGGACGCGATCGCGCGCGTGACCATCTTGTTCTCGATCGGCACGTCGTCCGGCACGTTCGCCATCGACATGACGCGCTCGACCATCTGGGCCTTGAACAGGCGCATCAGGTCGTCGCCGAGGGAGAGGTAGAACCGGGACTCGCCCGGGTCGCCCTGACGGCCGGAACGACCGCGCAGCTGGTTGTCGATACGGCGCGACTCGTGCCGCTCGGTGCCGAGGACGTACAGACCGCCGAGTTCCTTGACCTCCTCGAACTCGGCCTTGACCGCCCGCTCGGCCTTCTCCAGAGCGGCGGGCAGAGCCGCCGCCCATTCCTCGATGTGCTCCTCGGGGTCGAGGCC
This region includes:
- a CDS encoding Rv3235 family protein gives rise to the protein MNKVMSRTAQPRPRHRPPTRHDTRRPKGAPPRKPPTRTARDTPSTATRTTRPPRTAPEAAEPPLRPTDLFADRLLAVLSGQRPVHWMLRHTAGRAYDDLARLAERGPLRARGSRPVVRDIGYYVPRDGALEVFARIAAGNQLRALAFRLELGQDLRWRCTAVEAASHSRPAS